The following are from one region of the Silene latifolia isolate original U9 population chromosome 9, ASM4854445v1, whole genome shotgun sequence genome:
- the LOC141598685 gene encoding uncharacterized protein LOC141598685, whose product MGVDYYNTLKVTKSTGEEELRKTYKKLAMTWHPDKHPSGAKELAEAKFKQICEAYDVLSDPTKRHMYDLYGEDALRYDDVSSPSSASSGDYVGDFFGGFGSDNSNDNDNKRDGYRNSPLKSKAEPIENNLGCTLEELYKGSKRKMAISRIVPDKFGKPSRMEEVLAIDIKPGWKRGTKITFQDKGHQEPGLLPGDLIFVVDERPHDIYKREGNDLIMTQKVSLVEALTGTTLKFTTLDGRNLTIDVYDVVKPGSEVVIPGEGMPISRDPRKKGNLRINFDVKFPSRLSPEKKAVLKRILT is encoded by the exons ATGGGCGTGGACTACTACAACACACTAAAGGTAACAAAATCAACCGGTGAAGAAGAGCTAAGAAAGACGTACAAGAAGCTAGCTATGACGTGGCACCCGGACAAGCACCCAAGTGGCGCAAAGGAATTGGCCGAGGCGAAATTCAAACAAATTTGTGAAGCCTATGATGTACTATCCGACCCTACAAAGCGTCATATGTATGATCTTTACGGGGAGGATGCCTTACGTTATGACGACGTCTCCTCCCCCTCGTCCGCCTCTAGCGGGGATTATGTGGGTGACTTCTTTGGCGGGTTTGGAAGCGATAAtagtaatgataatgataataagaGGGATGGGTATCGAAATTCTCCATTGAAGAGTAAAGCGGAACCAATTGAGAATAACTTGGGGTGTACTTTGGAGGAATTGTATAAGGGTTCTAAACGTAAGATGGCTATTTCGAGGATTGTTCCTGATAAATTTGG TAAACCAAgtagaatggaggaagtactagCTATCGACATAAAACCCGGGTGGAAAAGAGGAACCAAGATCACCTTCCAAGACAAAGGTCACCAAGAACCCGGCCTACTACCAGGAGACCTAATATTCGTCGTTGATGAGAGGCCGCATGACATTTACAAGCGAGAAGGAAACGACCTTATAATGACTCAGAAAGTCTCACTAGTCGAGGCTCTAACCGGGACTACTTTGAAATTCACGACTTTGGATGGAAGGAATTTGACTATCGACGTCTATGATGTCGTGAAACCGGGGAGTGAAGTCGTGATCCCGGGTGAGGGAATGCCGATATCCAGGGATCCTAGAAAGAAAGGAAACTTAAGAATCAATTTTGATGTTAAGTTTCCTTCTAGGCTTTCCCCAGAAAAAAAAGCTGTTCTCAAGAGGATCTTAACCTGA
- the LOC141599974 gene encoding uncharacterized protein LOC141599974, translated as MVKENCVLPSSQRDDKEFECRVFKMKLAELMKDLKDRHIFGRVIGGTYTIEFQKRGLPHAHILIFLHRDDKFPKAANVDKIISAEIPDPDENPLLYALVKDHMIHGPCGKDFPTCPCMVASKCSRNFPKRCIESTTVDDDGYPVYKRREKGFTVVKSGRKLGNEWVVPYNAQLLLKYRAHINVEWCNQARSIKYLFKYINKGPDRATMQSSYRRRNEENPDQIDEIQRFHDCRYISACEAVWRIFGFEIHYRTPPVERLRFHLPDEQSVVFNDEDPIDSVIDNPTIGMTKFLAWMDCNKSSEEAQQLLYSQFPTKFVWKQEERAWHPRKSGFALGRMHNVSPNCGELSYMRTLLNFVKGPKSYEDLRWFDDTLHPTFRAACYARGLLGDDKEYIDAIEEASRWGSGSYLRNLFVTLLLSAAIAMPSKAWEKTWKHLSDDILYQQRNALQNQALRLTEDELKNYALLDIEACLQRNDSSLRRFEDMPFPESSTPHPVNTLVSDELSYDRVSVGEEHVHLLSSMTNEQMVIYNEIMDAIRNNRGASSGIAATLLPGGITAHSRLSIPLNVVENSTCSRIKPGSDLAELLIRTKLIIWDEAPMTHRYAFEAVDRSLRDVMRFSNDGDINQPFGGKVVVFGGDFRQILPVIPKGSRSEIVNASLCSSNLWSACKVLKLTKNMRLRGGDSCSELAQIKEFSEWILKVGDGEAGDPNDGEVELELPNDILIQRHCGDPIASIVDAIYPSLENQLSNPVSSERAILAPTHEIVDLVNDYVLSRIDATRENLLDSVRLVKMRVILGSVICTPQNFLTLLSARGFQIMN; from the exons ATGGTAAAGGAGAACTGTGTTTTGCCGTCTTCCCAACGAGATGATAAAGAATTTGAGTG TCGTGTTTTCAAGATGAAACTGGCGGAATTAATGAAAGACTTGAAAGACCGTCACATATTCGGACGTGTCATTGGAG GCACGTACACTATTGAATTTCAAAAACGTGGATTGCCACATGCTCATATTCTAATATTTCTTCATCGTGACGACAAATTCCCGAAGGCCGCAAATGTAGATAAAATTATTAGTGCCGAGATACCCGATCCTGATGAAAACCCTTTGTTATATGCTCTTGTGAAGGATCATATGATACACGGTCCATGTGGCAAAGACTTCCCTACTTGCCCGTGTATGGTTGCATCTAAGTGCTCCAGAAACTTTCCGAAGAGGTGCATCGAAAGCACAACGGTTGACGACGACGGGTATCCTGTATATAAGAGGAGGGAGAAGGGATTTACCGTGGTGAAGAGTGGACGGAAACTGGGCAATGAGTGGGTAGTTCCATATAATGCGCAATTATTGTTAAAATATCGTGCCCACATAAATGTCGAATGGTGCAATCAAGCTCGATCAATCAAGTATTTGTTCAAGTACATAAATAAGGGCCCTGATCGAGCCACAATGCAATCTTCTTATCGTCGTCGAAACGAGGAGAATCCCGACCAAATAGATGAGATACAGAGGTTCCATGATTGTCGTTATATCTCAGCATGCGAAGCCGTGTGGAGAATCTTTGGCTTTGAAATACATTATAGGACTCCTCCTGTTGAAAGATTGCGCTTTCACCTTCCTGATGAGCAAAGCGTTGTTTTTAACGACGAAGACCCTATTGATTCAGTCATCGATAATCCCACAATCGGTATGACAAAGTTCTTGGCTTGGATGGATTGTAATAAATCTAGCGAGGAGGCACAACAACTATTATATAGCCAGTTCCCGACGAAATTCGTGTGGAAACAAGAAGAACGTGCTTGGCATCCTAGAAAAAGTGGTTTTGCTCTTGGAAGAATGCATAATGTTTCCCCTAATTGTGGTGAACTATCTTATATGAGGACTCTATTAAATTTCGTCAAGGGTCCTAAATCTTATGAGGATTTAAGGTGGTTTGATGATACTTTGCATCCTACTTTCAGAGCTGCATGTTATGCGCGTGGTTTGCTTGGAGATGATAAGGAGTACATTGATGCTATAGAGGAAGCAAGCCGTTGGGGTTCCGGGTCTTATTTAAGAAACCTCTTTGTCACTTTATTGTTGTCTGCTGCTATAGCGATGCCAAGTAAAGCGTGGGAGAAAACTTGGAAGCATCTTTCAGATGACATCCTATATCAACAACGTAATGCGCTTCAAAACCAAG CGTTGCGATTAACGGAGGATGAACTTAAGAATTATGCATTGCTAGATATTGAAGCATGTCTTCAACGCAACGACAGTAGCTTACGTAGGTTTGAAGACATGCCTTTTCCCGAATCATCCACACCTCATCCTGTGAACACGTTAGTATCCGACGAGCTATCTTATGACAGAGTTTCTGTAGGGGAAGAACATGTGCACCTTTTATCTTCCATGACTAACGAGCAAATGGTCATCTACAATGAGATAATGGACGCGATCCGTAATAATCGCGGAg CATCCAGCGGCATTGCAGCTACCTTACTTCCCGGTGGAATAACTGCTCATTCGAGACTTAGTATCCCACTCAATGTAGTTGAAAATTCTACGTGTTCAAGGATTAAACCAGGAAGTGATTTAGCCGAACTCTTAATTAGGACAAAGCTTATTATATGGGACGAAGCACCAATGACGCACAGATATGCTTTCGAGGCAGTTGACAGGAGTTTAAGAGATGTCATGCGTTTTTCGAACGACGGAGATATCAATCAACCTTTTGGTGGTAAGGTTGTCGTATTTGGAGGTGATTTTCGACAAATACTTCCCGTTATCCCTAAAGGGAGCAGATCGGAAATCGTGAATGCGTCACTATGTTCTTCAAATTTGTGGTCTGCTTGCAAG GTGCTGAAATTGACAAAAAACATGCGCCTTCGAGGCGGAGATTCGTGTTCCGAACTTGCTCAGATAAAAGAGTTTTCAGAATGGATACTAAAAGTTGGAGACGGGGAAGCTGGAGATCCGAATGATGGGGAAGTTGAATTAGAGTTGCCGAATGACATTTTGATTCAAAGACACTGCGGAGATCCTATCGCTTCGATTGTAGATGCCATTTACCCATCCCTCGAGAATCAACTATCGAATCCAGTATCTTCGGAGAGGGCCATCCTTGCACCTACACATGAGATCGTTGATTTGGTTAATGACTACGTATTATCTCGAATAGATGCAACGAGAGAAAATTTACTTGATTCGGTGAGGTTAGTAAAGATGAGAGTAATATTGGGGTCCGTGATTTGTACACCACAGAATTTCTTAACTCTATTAAGTGCTCGGGGCTTCCAAATCATGAATTAA
- the LOC141599980 gene encoding thioredoxin H5-like — protein sequence MSSYYRRELPIQSKPIIHTPAYYKSPATQWSEFRQEPVNHYNRSNAVAAISSHTANTNRVVAFHSSACWRNHFHASQMSDKLIVIYFTASWCSPCRFMAPVLDEYAAHYIDVEFNKIDVDELFSISQEFGVQTLPAFLFIKRGKEIDRVTGARREELQRKIEKHRA from the exons ATGTCAAGCTATTACAGAAGAGAATTACCAATTCAAAGTAAGCCTATTATACACACCCCTGCTTATTACAAGTCCCCTGCTACCCAATGGTCTGAATTTCGCCAAGAACCGGTTAATCACTACAACCGGTCCAATGCCGTTGCTGCCATTTCCAGTCACACTGCGAACACTAACCGGGTTGTTGCCTTTCATTCTTCCGCGTGTTGGAGGAATCACTTTCATGCCTCTCAGATGTCTGATAAACTG ATTGTGATATACTTCACGGCTTCATGGTGTTCACCATGCCGATTCATGGCACCAGTCCTTGACGAATATGCTGCTCATTACATTGATGTCGAGTTTAACAAGATTGATGTCGATGAATTATTT AGTATATCACAAGAGTTCGGAGTTCAAACATTGCCGGCATTCCTGTTCATTAAGAGAGGAAAAGAAATCGACAGGGTTACTGGAGCAAGGCGCGAAGAGCTTCAAAGGAAAATTGAGAAACACCGAGCCTAG